The DNA window CTGATGCCGACGACGAATTGGACCGCGTGATAGCGGCGTGGTCGCGTCTGTCAGAGGATGCCCGGCGGCGCATCCTGGCGATTGTGTTTGAGTAGAATAGTCCACGGGACGGCGGGCTTGATCACCTGCCGAAAGTCTTGCCCGGTCGTCGTGGTCGTCACCTGCCACGGCACCGGGCGGACCCTCCCGCTACGAAAGGTGACAACATGGAATCATTTCTCGACTTGGCAGTTGCCGTGAGGGACGAGGCGACCGAAGCAGCCCGCAAGACCGACCCCGGTTCTCCCGAACGGATAGCGCAGATTCACCGCATTGGGACCATGGTTGACGAGGATATGCGTCGCGCCCTGGCGATGGCACCGCCGCACGTCTACCGATCAGCGGTCATGGACGCGGCTTCAATCGTCCTAAAGGAACTGGTTGCAACGCAGCGTCATGGCGGGCATGCGTTCATTGTCGCCACCGAGGCGGTAAGCAACGCTGTGAACGTCGCGATGCACCTTCCGCCCCCGACGCCGACACCGGCAGCACCCGACGACCTGTCAGGCGGCATCGAGCCCGACCCCGAGGATGGACGCGTTGTCCGCGTGGCTGGGTGCCGCGTCTATCTCGGCAGCGACACCAACCCCCGCCGGTTGTTCGACACCCTGGCGAAGCAGCCCGGGCGAAAGATTCCCGTTGACGACGCAACCCGAGCCGTTGACGGATTCGAGACGAGCGAGACGCAAGGCAGCGACCCGGACGAAATCCGCAAGGCACGCCAGCGCGTACACAAAGCCGTTAACAAGATACGCGAGGCGCTCGCCGAACATGGCGCGGGCGCTCACCTGGCGTTGAGTCATGAGGACAATTCGTATGCCCTGCTGTGGAGGGCATCGCGATGACATACATGTGCGACGTGCTGTCCGAGGCGGACGCCGAACTGCTGTGGCTGGTCTACAGCGAGAACCTGACCCACGATGAGGTCGCGGTCATGTTCGGCGTCAGTAGGCCGGCGGTGACAAAGAAGGTGTTGCGGATACAGGAATACCTGAAGGACACGGGCGCTGAGGTCGATTTCAGCCCTTACGCGTTCTGGTTCGAGCTGCCGGACGAGCTGCATACGTTCAAGCCACATCCATACGAGCGACCCAAGGTCCGGCGGACAAAGCCACCCGAGCCGGCGGGCGAAGTAGACGAGCGGAGACTTTTGCATCTTATATCAACGCGGTGCCATCCATCGGACCGCGACGATGCAAGGCAGATAGCCGAAATCGCTAGGTTAGAGGGTGACGACCCTTGCCGGGCGGTTGATCGGTTCCGAAAGCGGGCAAACCGGATACGCCGCACGACGAAGGGGAGCGGTGCCCTAAAGAAGTACGTTGCCGCACAAAGCAGCGAACACACCGGACCAATCGACGGCAGGCGGGGAAAGAAGACGTGCTGGCAGGCTGGATGCCGAGACGATTCCTGAAAAAAGTTGCCGAGAGGGTTACCAAATCACCGACGCCGGTTCCTTTGTATATCGGAGGGACGTGGTTTTCTCCGCCGGACAATTATTTTCGAGATTGAGTGATAGTAATTAGGGTTTTGCGCCCTCTTCTATCTATTACGAAGGGAGCACCCGTTCCTAATTGGTCCTACTTAGTAGAGGTGCTCGCTTTGTTCTGCGGCGGAAAAGAATCTTTGTGACCGAGTGATAAAAGCAGGGTGCATCCTGTCCTTTAAGGGTGGATGACCACCCGTTAACTCCCCTTCACAACCCAATGCCGACCCGAGCCCTTCCAAGGGTTCGCGCTTTCCCTTTGCCACCACCGATTATGTCTACTCCCCTTCTCTTACTTGGTGATGTTCGCCGCGAGCTTCAGGCGGACTTCCCAAACGTTGCCGAGCACGTCGTCAAGTACGCGATCAAGTCCCGAGGTATCGAGCCGGTCCGCCGGTTCGGCACCATGCGAGCCTGGACGCGTCAGCAGTTGCCCGCGATCCGCCGGGCGATCCGGCAAACCGCCGGGAAGTGAATCCCCAAGAAAGTCAGAGTCTTACCACCGGAAGGGAAGAACCTTCCGCCTAGTGCTTTTGTAGAGCCGTCGCGTTGACGGTCAAAACGAGGAACCAATGTCAGACCACAAAACAGTCTCCGAATGGTGCCGGCATCGCTTCCCCGGGGTTCGCCCGGAAACGATATCGAGCATGTTTTACCGCAGGCAGTTGCCGGGAGCGGATGAAGCTTGCCCCGTCATCGGCGGGCGACGCCTTATTCCCGAGTCCTATTTGCCAACCCTGGAGCTTGCCCTACGGCGGGCTGGGCATCTTCCACGCCGGGAGGTGACCCGTGGTTGATAGCGAAACCATCCTGAAGCGGATGAACACCCTGTTGGAGCAGATCGCCACGGCGACCGCTTCACCCCTTCGGACCGCCGACGAAGCCGCCGAATACCTGCGCGTGTCACGGCGGACGCTCCACGGCTTGCCGGTTCCGAGGTGCAAGGTGGGCGGTCAGATTCGCTACGACGTGGCGGACCTAAACGAATACATCGCGAAATCGAAGGCATGAAAAAACCCGCGCCGGTGGCTGGCTGGCTGTTACCCGGCACGGGCTTAGGAACGAGCGAATGAATCGTAGCACAAACAATACAACGATGGCAAACGCAATCGATAGGATTGCATCGGAGCGGCTGAGAGCCGAAGCCGATGTCGTCGGGTCGATGCTGTCCGCCCCGCTACTGGCAATTCCCCATATCACCGACGCCGGCGTTGACGGTGCCCTGTTCGATGACGTTGACCTGCGGCTGGTCTTTCTCGCCGGGGTTGTCTGTCACGACGCGAACCGGTTGACCGGCGACGCCTACGGCGACCGTACCACGGTCCTGTTGTTGGCACGGTCCGCCCTTCGCGGTGCCGGGTTGTGGCACGTCGGATTCCCCGAGTACCTGGCGAACCTGGCATTCAGCACGCCGTTCAACGTCTCGGACCTGATCGGACGTTGCGACCGCTTGATTGAAGCAGCAGCACGCTGCAATGAGGCGCGGAAGCTGTCCCGCCGGCTGGATGAACTTTGCGAAGGGTGGGCAGCGTAATGGAGGACACTATCGACGAAGCGAAGGAAGCCCGCGTAGACGAATGGGCGAACAGAGACCCGAATGCACCGTGGTCTGTCGAGATGATCGCGGAGGCTCTCAAAGACGCCGTTCGTTATGACGAGTACGGCAACCGCATCTATCGCAAGAAGCCTACCGAGCCCGCAGACACCATTCGCGCCGTTTCCCTTGGGGAGTTGCTACGTGACCACCCCGAACTGCGGCGACCCGTCATCCACGGCGTGGCGCGTGAGGGTGAGATTATCAACGTCATCGCCGGGCCGAAGGTCGGAAAGTCGTGGCTGGTCTATGACCTGCTGTTGTCAGTGGCGGCAGGCGTGCCGTGGCTTGCCCGGTTCACCTGCGAGCGACGCCGGGTTCTGCTGATCGACAACGAATTAGCCGAGCCGACGATTGCCAACCGTATACCGAAGGTCGTCGACGCTAAGGGCATGGACCTGTCAGACGTCGCCGGATTCCTGGAAGTGGTGAGCCTGCGGGGCAAGCTAAAGGACATCTTCGCCATCGAGCGATTCCTGGCGACGGTCGAGCCCGGCACCTATGGGCTGGTCGTCATCGACGCGTTCTATCGCGCCTTGCCAATCGACACCGACGAGAACGCCAATGGTGATATCACGGCGCTCTACAACGTCGCCGCAGGTATGGCGGAGCGGTTGAAGTGTGCCCTGGTTTTTATTCATCATGCGAGCAAGGGCAACCAATCGGGCAAGGGTGTTACCGACGTTGGCAGTGGTGCAGGTTCGCAAAGCCGAGCAGCGGACGCCCATATCGTCCTTCGCCCGCATGCCGTTGACGGCGCGGTTGTCATGGAAGCCGTGGTCCGATCCTTCGCCCCGGTTCAACCCTTGTGCCTGCGGTGGGAGTTTCCCAAGTTCATCCCCGCCGACGACCTTGACCCCTCCGAATTGAAGATGCCGGGACCGAAGCGGAAGCGGAAAGAGGACACCGGCGACGCCGATCCGAGCGAGACACAAATCGTCTGGACCCCGGCGAAGTTTGCCGAGACGTTCCTAAATGAGGAACCGAAGTCGAAAGACCAAATCGTAACGGCGGCGGAAGTGGTGGACATCTCCGAACGCAAGGCATTCCGATGGCTCAACGCGGCAGTCGATGCCGGTCTTGCCTACCGCTGGGAGTTCGCCGGAAAAGGCAAGCCCGTAAAGTTTGCGACCATAGCACAACCAGTAACGAGGGTTACAGAATGACCCCGAAATCATTTTCTCTTACACACACACATACCCCCCACACCCCCCAGTGGGACGTGAACGTCCCCTGGGGCGGGGTGTGCGTGAGCGTGAGAGGTTGAGGGAAGGACGACAACCATGACGAACGACAAAGACAAAATCACTGGCAGTACGACGGTTGCAGAAACAGTCGTTTGCACCGCGACACGGACACACTGTCGCACCTCCCCCGGTCTGTCCACCTACGACCCGTCGCCGATGTTCGAAGTGAGCACCGATTGCATGACAAGTGCGCCGCCTTGTGCGCCGCCTTTGCACGGAATCGCGAACGGCTGCACAGAATCGCAGGGTGTTCGGTTCCACGATGGAACCTGCG is part of the Humisphaera borealis genome and encodes:
- a CDS encoding RNA polymerase sigma factor — protein: MCDVLSEADAELLWLVYSENLTHDEVAVMFGVSRPAVTKKVLRIQEYLKDTGAEVDFSPYAFWFELPDELHTFKPHPYERPKVRRTKPPEPAGEVDERRLLHLISTRCHPSDRDDARQIAEIARLEGDDPCRAVDRFRKRANRIRRTTKGSGALKKYVAAQSSEHTGPIDGRRGKKTCWQAGCRDDS
- a CDS encoding helix-turn-helix domain-containing protein; the protein is MVDSETILKRMNTLLEQIATATASPLRTADEAAEYLRVSRRTLHGLPVPRCKVGGQIRYDVADLNEYIAKSKA
- a CDS encoding AAA family ATPase, producing the protein MIAEALKDAVRYDEYGNRIYRKKPTEPADTIRAVSLGELLRDHPELRRPVIHGVAREGEIINVIAGPKVGKSWLVYDLLLSVAAGVPWLARFTCERRRVLLIDNELAEPTIANRIPKVVDAKGMDLSDVAGFLEVVSLRGKLKDIFAIERFLATVEPGTYGLVVIDAFYRALPIDTDENANGDITALYNVAAGMAERLKCALVFIHHASKGNQSGKGVTDVGSGAGSQSRAADAHIVLRPHAVDGAVVMEAVVRSFAPVQPLCLRWEFPKFIPADDLDPSELKMPGPKRKRKEDTGDADPSETQIVWTPAKFAETFLNEEPKSKDQIVTAAEVVDISERKAFRWLNAAVDAGLAYRWEFAGKGKPVKFATIAQPVTRVTE